In Armatimonadota bacterium, a single genomic region encodes these proteins:
- a CDS encoding DUF2071 domain-containing protein yields MASFGEIRGVIRRRLLINFRIDAAVASKMLPERFSPKTHDGFAIGGICLIRLEQVRPSGLPKVLGFSSENAAHRFAVTWTDADGGQCEGVYIPRRDSNFWLSQLAGGRLFPGEQYPADFEVTDDGEMVTLSARSKDGAMNLGVQGRVADALPTGSRFESLAASSAFFEAGSIGYSATSRCDRFDGIQLVTQQWEVRPFEVLQFHSSFFEDEAVFPAGSVEFDHALVMRDLDHAWVSKPVLDAGRA; encoded by the coding sequence ATGGCCAGTTTTGGGGAGATTCGGGGGGTGATACGGCGTCGGCTTCTCATTAATTTTCGGATTGATGCAGCAGTTGCGTCCAAGATGCTTCCCGAGCGGTTTTCGCCGAAAACGCACGACGGATTTGCGATCGGAGGGATCTGCTTGATTCGGCTTGAGCAGGTTCGTCCTTCGGGTTTACCGAAAGTTCTAGGGTTCTCGAGCGAGAACGCGGCGCACCGGTTTGCTGTGACGTGGACGGATGCTGACGGAGGGCAATGCGAAGGGGTTTATATCCCTCGTCGGGATAGTAATTTCTGGTTGTCGCAGTTGGCGGGGGGACGGCTTTTTCCGGGCGAACAGTACCCAGCGGACTTTGAGGTGACCGATGATGGCGAGATGGTAACCCTTTCGGCTCGGAGCAAGGATGGGGCGATGAACCTGGGAGTGCAGGGCCGGGTTGCTGATGCTCTGCCGACGGGTTCTCGTTTCGAGTCGTTGGCCGCCTCTTCGGCGTTCTTCGAAGCGGGCAGCATTGGGTATTCGGCTACTTCTCGTTGTGATCGGTTTGACGGAATTCAGCTTGTGACTCAGCAATGGGAAGTTCGCCCGTTTGAGGTGCTTCAGTTTCACTCTTCGTTCTTTGAAGACGAGGCGGTTTTCCCTGCGGGAAGCGTTGAGTTTGACCACGCTTTAGTCATGCGAGATTTGGATCATGCTTGGGTCAGCAAGCCGGTTTTAGATGCGGGCCGAGCTTAG
- a CDS encoding peptidylprolyl isomerase — MYTLLCAVLLHQADAPKVAKKPVAVITTTLGVIELEFFPNKAPKHVANFIALAKKGFYDKTAFHRVIPGFMIQGGCPNTKPGATGYPGTGGPGYQVKAEFNDTKHVRGILSMARSQDPDSAGSQFFIMVATSPHLDGQYSAFGKVTKGMDVVDKIVASERDERDNPVKRVEMTVKIEER, encoded by the coding sequence ATGTACACCCTTCTCTGTGCAGTTCTTTTGCATCAAGCCGACGCTCCGAAAGTCGCTAAGAAACCCGTGGCCGTGATAACCACCACGCTTGGTGTAATCGAGCTAGAGTTCTTCCCCAATAAGGCTCCGAAGCACGTCGCGAACTTCATCGCTTTGGCGAAAAAAGGGTTCTACGACAAGACCGCGTTTCACCGTGTCATCCCGGGGTTTATGATTCAGGGAGGATGTCCAAACACAAAGCCGGGCGCAACTGGTTATCCGGGGACCGGTGGACCAGGATACCAAGTTAAAGCCGAATTCAATGATACGAAGCACGTCCGAGGAATCCTCAGCATGGCTCGCTCGCAAGACCCAGATTCTGCAGGTTCGCAGTTCTTTATCATGGTTGCGACTTCACCTCACCTTGACGGCCAGTATTCCGCGTTCGGAAAAGTGACCAAGGGGATGGACGTCGTGGACAAGATCGTCGCCTCAGAACGAGATGAGCGAGATAACCCGGTGAAACGAGTCGAGATGACAGTGAAGATCGAAGAACGATAA
- a CDS encoding DUF58 domain-containing protein, giving the protein MSFALIATLAACHIQSNMATKALRIERIAPKSVHVGELVTVEIVLWSERKIKRPLVTVDDNLPPRLHPGGVGPSLPVAPAFDLPVRTMYQFTPLKRGRFRWKNLKVTATDALGLTTKTVEYPTEQTEIVVVPLPIPVSIELPSSAGWGINEAISGQAAGAGIEPRGIRQYAYGDSLRHVHWRTSARTGVLQVKEFQAGSQGAASFLIQRSSNSDVGKGNVSTLDAISGHALFIAEQMLRQGVSVSFPLMEAERGMKGEAERKEEIALLLGTLMADSPATLGADLLEAASLLETGATLYVFVSVDDGSLVSALQRLRGRASVVVLVYDAAAYDPKRLSDSAALFSEAYRQAGAHVVSMPEVAG; this is encoded by the coding sequence ATGAGCTTCGCCCTAATCGCGACGCTCGCAGCCTGTCACATCCAAAGTAACATGGCAACGAAAGCGCTCCGTATCGAACGGATTGCCCCGAAAAGCGTCCATGTAGGCGAACTCGTCACTGTCGAGATCGTCCTTTGGAGCGAGCGGAAGATCAAACGCCCGCTGGTGACAGTGGACGATAATCTTCCGCCCCGGCTTCACCCTGGCGGCGTCGGCCCTAGCTTGCCAGTGGCTCCGGCATTCGATCTACCAGTCCGGACGATGTATCAGTTCACCCCGCTCAAACGCGGTCGATTCCGCTGGAAGAACCTCAAAGTCACTGCGACCGATGCGCTTGGGCTCACGACGAAGACAGTTGAGTACCCGACCGAGCAAACCGAGATCGTCGTTGTCCCGCTTCCGATTCCCGTTTCGATTGAGCTACCGAGCTCCGCTGGTTGGGGGATCAACGAAGCAATCTCTGGCCAAGCCGCCGGAGCTGGGATTGAGCCGAGAGGAATTCGGCAGTATGCCTACGGCGACTCCCTACGCCACGTACACTGGCGTACCAGCGCACGAACCGGGGTTCTGCAGGTCAAGGAGTTTCAGGCAGGTTCGCAAGGAGCCGCGAGCTTTTTGATCCAGCGATCAAGCAATTCAGATGTGGGTAAAGGCAACGTCTCGACATTGGATGCCATAAGTGGTCATGCCTTGTTCATCGCTGAGCAGATGCTCCGACAAGGTGTCAGCGTCAGTTTTCCTCTGATGGAAGCGGAGCGCGGAATGAAAGGCGAGGCCGAGCGGAAAGAAGAGATCGCCTTGCTACTTGGCACCCTAATGGCGGATTCTCCTGCGACCTTAGGAGCCGATCTTTTAGAAGCCGCCTCGTTATTAGAAACAGGAGCAACGCTCTATGTGTTTGTCTCTGTTGACGATGGATCGCTCGTCTCGGCACTACAAAGACTTAGAGGTCGAGCGAGCGTGGTCGTTTTGGTTTATGACGCTGCGGCATACGATCCCAAGCGACTATCCGATTCAGCAGCACTATTTAGCGAGGCATATCGACAAGCCGGGGCTCACGTTGTATCGATGCCGGAGGTGGCGGGTTGA
- a CDS encoding DUF262 domain-containing protein: MKNKSELKHVKDLLELKANDLLKANPEYQRGLVWSKDQKRKLIDSILRGYPIPLIYLHVVKKEVGGISNTMLYVIDGQQRINAIHEYSEGAFNLYDPIGDERQARFPYFIKNEPCPWAGKYFHELSEDLQNQFKDQQLPVVTITSDGDHEPRDLFIRLQAGTPLSNQDKRDAWPGNFNEFILKIAGKPEVPKYPGHDFFHRCMGVKQGANRSKFRQFCAQWALLYFSRRSGTPLGAIDTNAEGLDNFYYQNIDFDLQSVDAKRFESILSKLADLLGDGKRRALKSSEAMHLILIVDSLLDEYTRGWEADFAAAFDGFMASYISAKSDRYSSNAGPYWVIYGQGTRTNADRGDTIMRRHEFFVQEMRKRMPNLKAKDENRLFGAIEREIIYYREGKKCQVCAAEVKWDEMEIHHVTPHFEGGKTSLENGALVHGHCHPKGEAATKFKLDLERRKSTSSGESTA; this comes from the coding sequence ATGAAGAATAAATCTGAACTGAAACACGTCAAAGATCTTTTAGAGCTCAAGGCAAACGACCTTCTGAAAGCTAACCCCGAGTATCAGAGAGGGTTAGTGTGGAGCAAAGATCAGAAGCGAAAGTTAATCGATTCGATTCTGCGCGGATACCCTATCCCGCTGATTTACTTGCATGTAGTCAAAAAGGAAGTTGGCGGAATCTCCAACACAATGCTATACGTGATCGATGGTCAACAACGAATAAACGCGATCCACGAATACTCCGAGGGAGCATTCAACCTATATGACCCAATCGGAGATGAACGTCAAGCTCGATTTCCCTACTTCATAAAAAATGAACCTTGCCCTTGGGCGGGCAAGTACTTCCACGAACTTTCAGAGGATCTCCAGAACCAGTTTAAAGATCAGCAGCTACCGGTTGTCACAATAACTTCGGACGGGGACCACGAGCCGCGAGACTTGTTCATACGGTTGCAAGCAGGTACACCCTTGAGTAATCAGGACAAGAGGGACGCTTGGCCAGGAAACTTTAACGAGTTCATTCTGAAAATAGCTGGAAAGCCAGAAGTGCCTAAGTATCCAGGCCATGACTTCTTCCACAGGTGCATGGGAGTAAAACAAGGAGCGAACCGCTCGAAGTTTAGGCAATTTTGTGCGCAGTGGGCGTTGCTCTACTTCAGCCGACGAAGTGGCACGCCTTTAGGCGCGATCGATACGAATGCCGAAGGTCTCGATAACTTTTACTACCAAAACATCGACTTTGATCTCCAAAGTGTGGATGCAAAGCGATTCGAGTCAATTTTATCGAAGCTAGCGGATCTCCTCGGAGACGGTAAGCGAAGAGCTTTGAAGAGCAGCGAGGCTATGCACTTGATACTCATAGTAGACTCGTTGCTCGATGAGTACACCCGTGGTTGGGAAGCTGACTTCGCAGCTGCTTTTGATGGATTCATGGCTTCGTACATCAGTGCAAAGAGCGATCGCTATTCGAGTAACGCCGGTCCATATTGGGTGATATACGGTCAAGGCACGCGTACTAATGCTGATCGTGGAGATACGATAATGAGGAGACACGAGTTTTTCGTCCAGGAGATGCGTAAGCGGATGCCTAACCTAAAGGCAAAGGATGAAAACAGACTCTTCGGTGCAATTGAAAGAGAGATCATCTACTACCGAGAGGGGAAGAAGTGCCAAGTTTGTGCTGCGGAAGTGAAGTGGGACGAAATGGAGATTCATCATGTTACACCCCACTTTGAAGGTGGGAAAACAAGCCTCGAAAACGGCGCGCTTGTTCATGGACATTGTCATCCCAAAGGCGAAGCTGCGACGAAGTTTAAGCTCGACTTGGAACGTCGAAAATCGACAAGTTCAGGGGAGTCCACGGCCTGA
- a CDS encoding glycoside hydrolase family 5 protein — MRSRAAIVFALLLGVISHSLAGEALTAKNALNLMSPGINLGNTLEAIPKATSWGNPEPNEAVFKAMRSAGFRSIRIPAAWSQYSDTNHTVSASWMNHVEKVVKMARMADLIVMLNVHWDGGWLEPTFKDRDAAGRRLAAFWKQIGTRFKSFDDHLIFAGSNEVHVKDNYGDPTAENAEVQNGYNQLFVDTVRKTGGMNSKRFLVVQSYNTNIGHAVKFNATLPKDSVKEKLMMEVHYYDPYNFTLNEKSSVWQWGAGATDPKVTETWANEAFVDRQFGLMKTWFVDKGVPVLLGEYAAMSKKQFPGYEKFQRAWVGYVTRSAYRHGVVPMLWDIGIDSGLFNRKTGAPQFPGLIDVVVAACK, encoded by the coding sequence ATGAGAAGTCGCGCGGCTATCGTTTTCGCGTTGCTTTTGGGAGTGATCAGCCACTCGCTTGCGGGCGAAGCTCTGACAGCTAAAAATGCTCTGAATTTGATGTCGCCGGGAATTAACTTGGGCAATACGCTCGAGGCGATTCCGAAGGCGACTTCCTGGGGGAATCCGGAGCCGAATGAGGCGGTGTTCAAGGCGATGAGATCGGCAGGGTTCCGAAGCATTCGAATTCCGGCGGCTTGGTCGCAGTATTCGGATACGAATCACACCGTTTCGGCATCGTGGATGAATCACGTTGAGAAGGTTGTTAAGATGGCCCGAATGGCTGACCTGATCGTGATGCTCAATGTTCACTGGGATGGCGGCTGGTTGGAGCCGACCTTTAAGGACCGCGATGCGGCCGGGCGGCGGTTGGCAGCGTTTTGGAAGCAGATCGGCACCCGCTTCAAGAGCTTCGATGATCATCTGATCTTTGCCGGAAGCAATGAGGTGCATGTAAAGGACAACTACGGGGATCCAACGGCGGAGAACGCGGAGGTTCAGAACGGATACAACCAGTTGTTCGTTGATACGGTTCGAAAGACGGGTGGCATGAACTCTAAACGATTCTTGGTGGTTCAGAGCTACAACACGAATATTGGTCATGCGGTGAAGTTCAATGCGACGCTTCCTAAGGACTCGGTCAAGGAGAAGTTGATGATGGAAGTTCATTACTACGATCCTTACAATTTCACGTTGAATGAGAAGAGTTCGGTTTGGCAGTGGGGAGCGGGGGCGACTGATCCCAAGGTGACCGAAACATGGGCGAACGAGGCCTTTGTGGATCGGCAGTTTGGGTTGATGAAGACTTGGTTTGTCGATAAGGGAGTTCCGGTCTTGTTAGGCGAGTATGCGGCGATGTCGAAAAAGCAGTTTCCGGGGTACGAGAAGTTTCAGCGGGCATGGGTTGGATACGTGACGAGGTCGGCGTATCGACACGGGGTGGTTCCGATGCTATGGGATATCGGGATTGATTCAGGACTGTTCAATCGGAAGACCGGGGCTCCGCAGTTTCCGGGGTTGATTGACGTAGTTGTTGCGGCTTGCAAATAA
- a CDS encoding transglutaminase domain-containing protein, whose protein sequence is MKKNWWTDTSAANFVDYLISWIASSLAAWSCGQAVGSNTVSVLGLGVVTVGTLLSFLARSIGYEKKWTGLAGALYCVAAWSAFLGVGFINGVVFEEGTFPRELMPSSWLYWMILFGTFFLWRDGTLIFHLVPALAMFGFVGCYDTFRPVVVLFFIFLVCFAIMFARAHAREMQTRALQSGYFNHLSQSRLSAMDQSEVLREGPWRWAAGAEWALGSALIIVLLSALGAPVIQAGAKPIAGLIAVRQPTIRSAASRLPTSAVANQETARVGTGGVNLTNRPYFEVRGDVPDYLRVGTYNRWNGRLWQRVPSVSQDEVFDTSTGKALDQRDPQLTQRLKTPNQSPGTPPSEYRSQVIDITSLIPTSEIPQAGNSPIIQHPRGVVPSSDGVGVAASISVYSGNVRFDVVDPKPGAMVPKRVTGMMIENVSKDNLSPRFVLKAKEVTKGAKSDAERMESIRAAVSRLIKYNTKVEPTPAGKDPAEYACFEKGEGYCDVFATSVVQMARAVGIPCRYTIGYLRDPLNVNSVGTQILLESDRHAWAEAFFEGVGWVPFDATVGADVVPGGDRRHSENDGLTFVQILGWILNGLIVVALAIGGIAMYKAKTAPRTPEVVRAEMDRSYLIFVSNLWRFTGQRRLLSETTQEYLDRVGEKLGEHKGAAAEIGREFTNRMFSRTAPSEEQVAKLQADVTNFAKQLRAAKK, encoded by the coding sequence TTGAAAAAGAACTGGTGGACAGATACCAGCGCGGCGAACTTCGTCGACTACCTGATTAGCTGGATCGCGTCGTCTCTGGCCGCCTGGTCTTGCGGCCAAGCGGTAGGTTCAAACACTGTGTCAGTGCTGGGATTGGGAGTTGTCACAGTAGGAACTCTTCTTAGCTTCCTTGCCCGCTCGATTGGGTACGAGAAGAAGTGGACTGGACTTGCGGGCGCGCTCTACTGCGTGGCAGCTTGGTCAGCATTTCTGGGAGTTGGATTTATCAACGGTGTAGTCTTCGAGGAAGGAACCTTTCCTCGAGAGTTGATGCCTTCTAGCTGGCTCTACTGGATGATCCTGTTCGGAACCTTTTTCCTTTGGCGGGATGGAACGCTGATCTTCCACTTGGTTCCTGCCTTGGCGATGTTCGGATTCGTGGGGTGCTACGACACTTTTCGACCGGTTGTGGTTCTGTTCTTCATCTTCTTGGTCTGCTTTGCAATCATGTTCGCTCGCGCACATGCTCGCGAGATGCAGACAAGGGCGCTTCAATCAGGCTACTTTAATCATCTTTCTCAGTCGCGGCTCTCGGCGATGGATCAGTCGGAGGTTCTGCGCGAAGGCCCATGGCGCTGGGCTGCCGGTGCGGAATGGGCTCTCGGCTCGGCGTTGATAATCGTGTTGCTTTCCGCCCTCGGAGCGCCGGTGATCCAAGCAGGAGCTAAGCCTATAGCGGGGCTGATCGCGGTTCGCCAGCCGACTATTCGCAGTGCCGCGAGCCGCCTCCCTACTTCTGCGGTTGCGAACCAGGAAACCGCACGTGTCGGAACCGGGGGAGTCAACCTCACGAACCGTCCCTACTTCGAAGTCAGAGGGGATGTCCCTGATTATCTGCGTGTCGGAACGTACAACCGCTGGAACGGTCGGCTATGGCAACGGGTGCCCTCGGTGTCCCAAGATGAAGTCTTTGATACGTCAACCGGGAAAGCACTTGATCAACGAGACCCCCAGCTGACACAGAGACTCAAAACGCCCAACCAGTCCCCAGGCACTCCTCCGAGTGAGTACCGGTCCCAGGTGATTGATATCACGTCGCTGATTCCCACCTCCGAGATTCCGCAGGCGGGGAACAGCCCGATTATCCAACACCCAAGGGGCGTCGTTCCCTCGTCGGACGGCGTCGGCGTAGCCGCGTCGATAAGCGTCTATTCTGGAAACGTTCGATTCGATGTCGTCGACCCCAAGCCAGGTGCGATGGTTCCCAAACGAGTGACGGGCATGATGATCGAAAACGTCTCGAAGGATAACCTGTCCCCACGTTTCGTTCTAAAGGCCAAAGAGGTCACCAAAGGGGCTAAGAGCGATGCGGAGCGGATGGAGAGTATTCGCGCGGCGGTCAGTCGGCTCATCAAGTACAACACGAAAGTCGAACCTACTCCAGCTGGGAAGGATCCAGCCGAATACGCGTGCTTCGAGAAAGGCGAAGGTTACTGCGATGTTTTCGCCACATCGGTTGTGCAAATGGCACGAGCCGTCGGGATCCCCTGCCGATACACCATTGGCTACCTTCGCGATCCCCTCAACGTCAACTCTGTGGGAACCCAGATTCTTCTTGAGTCAGATCGTCACGCATGGGCTGAGGCTTTTTTCGAGGGGGTTGGTTGGGTGCCGTTCGATGCAACTGTTGGCGCGGATGTTGTTCCAGGTGGCGACCGGCGACATAGCGAGAACGACGGATTGACGTTCGTTCAAATCCTGGGCTGGATACTGAACGGCCTGATTGTAGTAGCACTTGCGATTGGTGGCATCGCCATGTACAAGGCGAAAACCGCTCCCCGAACTCCGGAAGTTGTCCGAGCCGAGATGGACCGCAGTTATCTCATCTTCGTAAGCAATCTTTGGCGGTTCACCGGTCAGCGCCGCTTGCTCAGTGAGACTACTCAAGAGTATCTCGATCGAGTTGGAGAGAAATTGGGTGAGCACAAAGGGGCCGCCGCTGAGATCGGACGAGAATTCACGAACCGAATGTTCTCGCGAACGGCACCAAGTGAGGAACAAGTGGCAAAGCTCCAAGCCGACGTGACAAACTTTGCTAAGCAACTTCGCGCGGCAAAGAAATGA
- a CDS encoding MoxR family ATPase — MASARIGDFSRRIVREIEKAVVGKRDAVEMATVTLLCEGHLLIEDVPGVGKTTLAKAMARTIGGEFRRVQFTPDLLPADITGSSIYNQKEAEFEFRAGPLFANVVLADEINRATPKTQSALLEAMEEGQVSTDGETRMLPRPFFVIATQNSVEMTGTYPLPEAQLDRFFSRISLGYPDREAERAVLSAQQTASPIETVSAAVTLEELKEIQAEIRQTFVHDMIKDYIVDIVRATRNSNQLLLGASPRATLHLMRAAQAKAAIQGADSVRPDDVKQVAPYVLGHRVLARAELRAKGMDSYEVVKQVVDSVTAPLPVG, encoded by the coding sequence ATGGCAAGCGCAAGGATTGGAGACTTCTCGCGACGAATCGTTCGCGAAATTGAGAAAGCCGTGGTCGGCAAAAGGGACGCCGTGGAGATGGCAACCGTGACCTTGCTTTGCGAGGGTCATCTTTTGATCGAAGACGTTCCGGGCGTCGGAAAAACCACCTTGGCGAAAGCCATGGCCCGAACCATTGGTGGAGAATTCCGTCGGGTGCAGTTCACCCCTGACCTTCTTCCTGCCGACATAACGGGTAGCTCGATTTACAACCAGAAAGAAGCCGAGTTCGAGTTCCGAGCGGGACCGCTCTTTGCCAACGTCGTCCTTGCCGACGAGATTAACCGCGCGACTCCCAAAACCCAATCGGCACTGCTCGAAGCGATGGAGGAGGGCCAAGTTTCGACTGACGGAGAAACCAGAATGCTTCCGCGACCATTCTTTGTTATCGCCACCCAGAACTCCGTCGAGATGACCGGCACTTACCCCTTGCCGGAGGCTCAGCTCGACCGATTCTTCTCACGAATCTCTCTGGGCTATCCCGACCGCGAAGCCGAGCGAGCCGTTCTAAGCGCTCAGCAGACCGCCAGTCCGATTGAAACGGTTTCTGCCGCCGTGACCCTCGAAGAGCTTAAAGAAATTCAAGCCGAGATTCGGCAAACCTTCGTCCATGACATGATCAAGGACTACATCGTCGATATTGTTCGCGCAACTCGCAATAGCAACCAACTCCTTCTGGGAGCATCACCTCGGGCAACTCTTCACCTGATGCGAGCTGCTCAGGCCAAGGCCGCAATTCAGGGTGCGGACTCAGTGCGACCCGACGATGTGAAACAAGTCGCTCCCTACGTTTTGGGGCACCGAGTGCTTGCAAGAGCCGAGCTGCGGGCAAAAGGAATGGACTCTTATGAAGTCGTGAAACAGGTCGTCGATTCGGTCACCGCGCCGCTTCCGGTGGGGTAG
- a CDS encoding ROK family protein, with the protein MSRCVIGVDLGGTNVRAGAFYEDGSPAGKQFENPSHAQKGTEAIFDALAGTIRQAMGAAESKPEAVGLAIPGHIDNAAGIVRWAPNFGQDVDGIFESWFDVPVRAPLSKHIDIPIFMDNDANMAALGEYRYGCGRGTAKSFVMVTMGTGIGGGVILSPDALLGDARGPLVLVGGNKGGAELGHVIVNMDGLDCSAGTYGTVEAYCQRDAIVRRAQYKIIRGRASALTELSEGNPSSITPRMIFEACEAGDEVAIETFREVGTVLGVGVANYINIFAPDIVAIGGQVSKAGKWLLNPIFEAARSNAITSLFRDCELRLAEQVEDAGMLGGAALAFEALKWAK; encoded by the coding sequence GTGTCTAGATGCGTAATCGGCGTTGATCTCGGGGGAACGAATGTTCGGGCGGGAGCCTTTTACGAGGATGGCTCGCCGGCTGGCAAGCAGTTCGAGAATCCTTCTCACGCTCAGAAAGGTACCGAGGCGATTTTTGACGCCTTAGCCGGAACGATTCGGCAGGCAATGGGAGCGGCTGAGTCCAAACCAGAAGCAGTCGGCCTGGCTATACCAGGACACATTGATAACGCGGCGGGAATCGTTCGATGGGCTCCAAACTTTGGGCAGGACGTTGACGGAATTTTTGAGAGCTGGTTCGATGTTCCGGTTCGGGCACCCTTGTCGAAGCACATTGATATTCCGATTTTCATGGACAACGACGCCAACATGGCGGCGTTGGGCGAGTATCGGTACGGCTGTGGTCGTGGAACGGCTAAGTCGTTTGTAATGGTGACGATGGGTACGGGGATCGGCGGCGGGGTCATTCTCTCTCCAGATGCCCTTTTGGGCGACGCGCGCGGGCCCTTAGTTTTAGTTGGCGGCAATAAAGGCGGAGCTGAGCTTGGGCACGTCATTGTGAACATGGACGGCTTGGACTGTAGCGCAGGAACTTACGGGACGGTTGAGGCCTATTGCCAGCGAGATGCAATTGTGCGGCGGGCGCAGTACAAGATCATTCGGGGTCGCGCCTCGGCTCTGACCGAACTCTCGGAGGGCAATCCCTCCTCGATCACTCCTCGCATGATTTTTGAGGCATGCGAAGCTGGAGACGAGGTCGCGATTGAGACCTTTCGCGAAGTCGGCACCGTTCTGGGTGTCGGGGTCGCGAATTACATCAACATCTTTGCTCCGGACATTGTGGCGATTGGAGGGCAGGTTTCTAAGGCGGGTAAGTGGTTGCTCAACCCTATCTTTGAGGCTGCTCGTTCGAATGCAATCACATCATTGTTCCGAGATTGCGAGCTTCGGCTTGCGGAGCAGGTTGAGGATGCAGGAATGCTAGGAGGGGCGGCTCTAGCATTCGAAGCACTGAAGTGGGCTAAATAG
- a CDS encoding peroxiredoxin, which translates to MENPSPLDWGAAPDWSTIPAPTDDGATSHLPGLNWPPVSLEGTDGQLHDLSTLKGLTVVYAYPRTGQPGIENPDGWDLIPGARGCTPQSCSFRDHFAELKALGVDHLFGLSTQTADYQREAAERLHLPFPILSDEQLILTQALNLPTFEAGGMTLLKRCTFIILNGKIHHIFYPVFPPDQSASAVKQWLIDREP; encoded by the coding sequence GTGGAAAATCCTTCACCCCTCGACTGGGGAGCCGCTCCCGACTGGTCAACCATCCCCGCGCCCACTGACGACGGCGCCACATCCCACCTCCCCGGACTGAACTGGCCACCCGTAAGTCTCGAAGGAACCGACGGACAACTGCACGATCTCTCCACCCTCAAGGGTCTAACCGTCGTCTACGCCTACCCGCGAACCGGTCAGCCCGGAATCGAGAATCCCGACGGTTGGGACCTCATCCCCGGCGCCCGAGGCTGCACCCCCCAATCCTGCTCCTTCCGAGACCATTTCGCCGAACTAAAAGCCCTGGGCGTCGACCATCTCTTCGGACTCTCGACCCAAACTGCCGACTACCAACGCGAAGCCGCCGAGCGCCTCCACCTGCCTTTCCCCATCCTCTCCGACGAGCAACTCATCCTCACCCAAGCCCTCAATCTCCCCACGTTCGAAGCCGGCGGAATGACCCTCCTCAAGCGCTGCACCTTCATCATCCTAAACGGAAAAATCCACCACATCTTCTACCCCGTCTTCCCGCCAGACCAAAGTGCGAGCGCCGTCAAGCAGTGGCTAATCGATCGCGAACCGTGA